One Triticum dicoccoides isolate Atlit2015 ecotype Zavitan chromosome 4B, WEW_v2.0, whole genome shotgun sequence genomic window carries:
- the LOC119293918 gene encoding uncharacterized protein LOC119293918, translating into MDSPPPQRRLQSLVDDAIRETLLRIPPDDPARLVRASAVSTAWFGIVSDPSFFRDYRTFHGKPPILGYLDNKSYESHNVAQFIPTGAFRPLVCERRDWDAVDSRHGRVLFYTPKEDTDFIVWDPITDNQQVISTDPKIFEILCTAEGITWMATVLCAKDACDHLGCHDGPFLVAFMGSNEVEKTMFASVYSSETTEWSEMISVENPHGIYPLATNTCPYAIEEKGHTAVVGKKIYYPVKWSYWTMKILMYNVGEQELSLINLQGQAPARGLLMGEEDGALVFAAIKASKLSVWSMEDGPNGVVARGKRRDMKLETTLTPRALSWMVGETFKDGRGTLVGFANGAGVIFLNTEDGLFTVEVGSGQTKKIHRNCSFETVIPYVSFYSREHARFVMPLQSKSYKK; encoded by the exons ATGGATTCGCCTCCGCCGCAACGCAGACTCCAATCGCTGGTCGACGACGCCATCCGCGAGACTTTGCTCCGGATCCCGCCGGACGACCCGGCGAGGCTCGTCCGCGCCTCCGCTGTCTCCACCGCCTGGTTCGGAATCGTCTCCGACCCTTCCTTCTTTCGCGACTACCGGACCTTCCACGGGAAGCCGCCGATATTGGGCTACCTCGACAACAAATCCTACGAGAGCCACAACGTCGCCCAATTCATCCCCACCGGAGCCTTCCGCCCGCTCGTTTGCGAGCGCCGCGACTGGGACGCGGTCGACTCCCGCCATGGCCGCGTCCTCTTCTACACTCCCAAGGAGGACACTGATTTCATCGTTTGGGACCCCATCACCGACAACCAGCAGGTGATTTCCACCGATCCCAAGATATTTGAGATACTTTGTACTGCAGAGGGGATAACCTGGATGGCCACTGTGCTCTGCGCCAAGGACGCCTGCGATCACCTGGGCTGCCATGACGGTCCCTTCCTCGTGGCTTTCATGGGCTCCAACGAGGTAGAAAAGACCATGTTCGCCTCTGTTTACTCATCCGAGACTACCGAGTGGAGCGAAATGATCTCAGTTGAGAATCCGCATGGTATCTATCCGCTTGCCACCAACACATGTCCGTATGCCATTGAGGAGAAGGGCCACACTGCCGTTGTCGGAAAGAAAATCTATTACCCCGTCAAGTGGAGCTActggaccatgaaaattttgatgtACAATGTCGGCGAGCAGGAACTTTCACTTATCAATTTGCAGGGCCAGGCACCGGCGCGCGGTTTACTCATGGGAGAGGAAGACGGTGCGCTGGTGTTTGCAGCCATAAAGGCGTCTAAACTCTCTGTGTGGTCAATGGAGGATGGTCCCAATGGAGTTGTGGCGAGAGGGAAACGCAGGGACATGAAGCTTGAAACTACTCTCACTCCTCGTGCCCTCTCATGGATGGTAGGTGAAACCTTCAAGGATGGTAGAGGCACATTGGTTGGTTTCGCGAACGGTGCCGGTGTCATCTTCCTAAATACAGAAGATGGGCTCTTTACAGTTGAGGTCGGTTCTGGCCAAACAAAGAAGATACACAGAAACTGCAGCTTCGAGACAGTAATACCCTATGTGAGCTTCTACAGTCGAG AGCATGCCAGGTTCGTAATGCCACTACAATCAAAATCATACAAGAAGTGA